GAGGAGGCGAATGAAGAAGATGTACTGGGAGATGAAACAGAGGAAGAAGAACCAAAGCCCATAGAACTGCCTGTCAAAGAGGAAGAACCCCCTGAAAAAACTGTTGATGTGGCAGCAGAGAAGAAGGTGGTAAAAATTATATCTGAAATGCCACAAACTGAGAGAATGCACGAGAGGGCTGAACGATTCAATGTACCCGTGAGCTTGGAGAGTAAGAAAGCTGCTCCGGCAGCTAGGTTTGGGATTGCTTCAGTTCCAACAAAAGATCTGTCATCTGACAC
This genomic stretch from Sciurus carolinensis chromosome 12, mSciCar1.2, whole genome shotgun sequence harbors:
- the LOC124962183 gene encoding SAP domain-containing ribonucleoprotein-like, encoding MAVETVELHKLELAELKQECLARGLETKGIKQDLINRLQVYLEEHAEEEANEEDVLGDETEEEEPKPIELPVKEEEPPEKTVDVAAEKKVVKIISEMPQTERMHERAERFNVPVSLESKKAAPAARFGIASVPTKDLSSDTKPMVNLDKLKERVQRFGLNVSSISRNVSFFNAAD